Within the Gadus chalcogrammus isolate NIFS_2021 chromosome 15, NIFS_Gcha_1.0, whole genome shotgun sequence genome, the region TTAATCTGGAttctgcatctgtgtctgtgagtgcatgtgtgtgtttgtgtgtgtgtgtgtgtgtgtgtatgtgtgcgtgtgtgtgtgtgtgtgtgtgtgtgtgtgtgtgtgtgtctgtgtgtgtgtgtgtgtgtgtgtgtgtgtgtgcgtgtgtgtgtgtgtgtgtgtgtgtttgtgtgtatgataaTTATTAGCTAGGTGTGGTTGCTGGCGTACAGACTGAAGGATCCTGACAGCTGTAATGATATTATTTACCTAAGGACTGTTATTGAtagcacagatacacacacacacacacacacacacacacacacacacacacacacacacacacacacacacacacacacacacacacacacacacacacacacacacacaaacacacgcacagaaaagtacacacacttacaaactgCAAACGACATAACAACACGCGTTCAGGATGATATGGGTCAGAAAATTAAATGACAAAATATGCATGGTTATATACTGTGTGCAATGCCCAACAAGCAGCTATTGATTGCTTCAGGAGAACCCCTAAAGGAAAGGGCCTGAGGGCCCTGGGTGCTAGCCCAGGCCGAGGCGAGGAACTCATTAGAAACAATGACAAGATGCctgtgtacacacagacacacacacacaaaccctaacTATAGTTAGATGAGTCGCCCCAGAGCAACAGGTAAGtcatcagaacacacacacgcaaaccgcCTGCGCTCACATTACGTGGACCTCTAAgtacctgaacacacacacacacacacacacacacacacacacacacacacacacacacacacacacacacacacacacacacacacacacacacacacacacaaacacacacacacaaacacaagcacacacacatacacacacgaacacactgGAGCTACCCATCTCAGCCCGCCCTGTACCTAAGCACCCCACCCAACCTGACCCACTCGCAACTAAACAAACTGTGCAACTTtacctgcacgcacacatgaacacacataggCGAGTTTGCAGGCACACTGAAAAAACATACTGTACAGAAGAGTTCAGTACATGGCCAGAGGCTAGGGAGGGGCAGGTCCCTTGTAAGACGAGGGTTCAACAGGTCCGAGACTATCTCTCCCGTGACGCTATGAaggcccccacccccctttaAAGAACATATGGTGCACGTGTGGAGATAGCACGACTCTCATGGCATGTAGTGCAGGAACACGCACTCACTCaggaacaaaaacacacttggTACACGgacacagcagcacacacagaaacccacacacatgcaaacatccaTTTCTCCAGGTTCATTATGTTGATCTGCATTGAATTATTAATTCTGAAGAGCTTCTATGTTATCAGAACGGTCCTGGTATTGAGTCATAATGTTTATGGAATACTACAGCGTGTAGTCCTGTACCAAAATAAGCAAATAAGAGAGAAATGTATCCTTACAAAAGATCCATAAGAAATCCTTTAATGTCGTCACcctcacgtgcacacgcacacacacacacacatacacaatcccACACATTTAAGCAAACCCGCATGCCTCTTGCAGGCGAGCGCTGCCTCCGAAGCAAGCCTGAAATATTACCACGCAAGCACAAGACACGCGACAAGCGGGGGTACGCtttgaggtttttttttattaattgatttcCGATAAAGGGACAAAATGGGTGTGTGAACAGGATTATGCAGACATCTGCCAGAAAATACTGACAGTCGTTTTTCCCAATACAACCAAACAGAGACCCTCCCCTCAGAAAAAAGAAGCTAGGTGTTTCAGTGGCCTTtggccacaataataataaagagaAAATAATCAACAGAAATGTTACAAATTATATAATAATCAAAACTAAAAAGAGAAGGATCTGTTCTGTTTAGAACAGGGCTTACATAACAATAAATAGTCACTCCCATGGTAGAAGATAGGTTCAAGTTCAAGTAACAACAAACCGCTCTCGGAACAGGAATAGAAAAAGGCTGATAACAAAATATTCTGCATTGCCATTTACAAAAAAAGCCTCATCTCGAGTGAGCTCCCCCACCAACCAAGGTTGTCagtttttttagttttgtatTTTGAATATGCTTTGCATATTAAAGTATTTCCAATCTAGATATAAAGCACCATTTAGTATTtggcaatgaaaaaaaaatactgcaaaAGACAAACTGGTTTCAGGGATGACTTTTTTTCGAATGCATTTATTGATGCATTTCTCGTTTTTTCATAATCCATGTACTGCGCATGAAGTCTttttttgtctccctctctattttcTTTTAAACGTTGGAATGTAGTCAGGAgggagaaaatgagagagacaATAGCACACAACAGAACAGGCCGATGTCAGCTTGCATTACTGCAATACAATATGGCAGCAAAAGGTAGTTAGGATCGAGGAGCTAGGGGAGGTCCaacccaaaataataacaatttaaataaaaaaagacacaattaagaaaaaaataatgaacacAATAAAGAAGATATGTACAACCACCACCGCATACAGGAAGTAGTGCATCGGCCATTTTATGGCCCAGGACGTTGGAGCTGCTGTTTTAAATTGTCTTTACCCCCCACCTGCCAACCCCCcaatttatttctttaaacatcATACAAATAATTCTCACTATATTATCCtgccaaattaaaaaaatataccgCGGCAGCTTGGGGATTTTTTTCCACTACCAAAAAAGGTAAATACCTTCAGAGAGAACGAGCAACAGTTAAAAATACAAGCCTCAATATAAATACTATAGTGCCTACTCTAAGTGAACATTGAATTCAAATACAATTCTAGAAATACAGAGAAAGTAGACCATAAATGTGTTTAAGCATAGGAATTGACATGTGTGCATTTTCCTATATTTTAAAGTTCTTTATTATATAGTCATATATTATCTCAATCCTTTCCCCAATGCAAATTGTATTTCAACCTGAAGAGCTGTGAAGAGCCAAggcaaaaagaaaatacaaaacaccACGGATATCTTTTCTCTCTTCATTTTTTTGTACCATTTTGAATATACTGTGATCAGATTCTTGAACATTGTGAGTTGACTCCAAACATGAACactggttaccatggttaccatgAGGAAACAAagtgttattaaaaaaaaagaaagaaaaaaatgatcCAAACAAAtcattatattttacaaaattaaataacaaCTTTTGCCATCTGGCCCCAATATCTATAGATTCCCTATCCATGTTTGGATAATGACAAGACAACAATAAATGGTCTTAACAACAAGGTGAATTGGCAGCAGAGTTAAATCTCGGATCAAGCAATATTGCTAGTCCTGTAGAATTGTGGTCTATTTTGGACCAAATGTAAACCCTGTATTTCATAGAACTGGATGGCAAACCAATTGGTTACTTTTAAGTTTGTCCTTTTAGAGTGCTAACACTATAGGTTGCTCTAACAGCATGGCAAAGGGTTAAATGTGAACAAAGTGTGGATACATAGGGCATAGGTCAGGGAGCTGGAGAGCTGGATGTCTGATTATATGTCTTTACAGTTGTTTGACAATGGGAGCCACGTCCACCAACAGCATTTTCCCTTGAGCATAAACCTGTAAACTTGGGAAAAGTGCAACTTTCAAGTTTTTTGAAATGTCCCAGAATTTAGATTAGATCTACGTACCAgcatttaaattaaattcaaggAAGGAAATGTAATATGTCTCTTGCATTCTTAACAACAGCAAACAAAGACAAATCTGCCCTGTATTAGCCTATGCATTCCAATGTATCAAACTTTATTCATTGTTATGTAGCCCCGAAAGCCCTAGAGAACACAgcggccattttttttttttgcagttctttctttttttctttctttctttccttgttACAAACACCCTgttttaaaaaacaataaagTGAACACGATTGCCTCAGTTCCTCCTAACGTGTAGCTTCCAGTTTGGTGTAgctttctgtctgtctagctTGTAGTAAACCAATGCCCCCTAATGTAGTCTAACGCAATTGGAGCTCATATTAAACTTTATGCATTGTTCCACACACTGACATATCCAAAGCAGCGCTGTGCGTCTTTGTGCTAACGCGATACAACGCTTCCGAGCCATGCGCCGCATCCCTCAAGTTCAGGATTGTACGTGACAAGTACCTTTCCCCCCCATAGTATCTAAATACCAAGAACAAAATTACAAATAATTCAGATATACACAATACTGCTTGTACCATGCTTGCCATGAATTCCACATATTAAAGATACTATAGAACATGTATAGGTAGCTAAATGATGAATAACAATACTTTTCTGATCTTACTCTAGTTTGTCACACTCTGTTTGAGCAGTCAGGTGCTTGATGCAAGAACCTTTCTTGGGTGGCTAAATCCCTCTAGCAGTACCTGGTGTGACCTCGTGTTTAGCACAGAAAATAGTATGGCCAATAACGCAGTCTTGTTGAATGAAAGGCACTCCTTTTTTTAACCAAATGATAGTACAAATTTAGCTTACAGCCCATCCTtgacttttttttaaaagactTTTAAGGCTGTCTTTGCTAGTGGTTTAGTAATCAagccaatctttttttttttcttaaacccTGTGTGGACATGGCATCTTTTAGAAAGATCAGATTAAGTGCATTTCCAGGTTTTACATAAGAGGGTCAAGTCAAAGACTGTGAATTGTCCATGTTACAACACAAAACTGTACATGATATGTGTTACAGAATGTATGCAGCATGGTTGTATCTTTCTTGTCTTTTCtccttttaaaaaacaaaaagaaagaaaacagaacAAGAGAAAACAGCAACACATTTACTCAACTACTAACTAACCAGGGAcaaatttgttttcattttctttttatcttttttgaTTAGCAAAAACATACTATGCATGCTGACTAATTCTTaaaaatggaaaaaggcaaACTCAAACAGGAAAAAATTGTACACAACATGTAAATTATTGCACAAGAGAAAGGCTCAAAGTTTTGCGTCAATGCAATAGTATTGCCCCGATACAAATCATGCATTCAATGGGTAATGGAAAGGGAGTGTGCTGGTGGTGTTAAGCTTCCACCAGACTGGCAAAAGAGATGAGTTAGTGCTTGGGGGTTGAGGGCAAATCTACAAGAGACTATGGTAGGGGGTAAACCAGACTGGTAGCGGAGATGTCTCGGGGGAGAGGCGCTAGTCCAACATTATAGCCATACTATTCAGACTTAATTTCGGTACTCATGGGTCGATCACTGTGCCATTTTTTCATGTGTTTCTCCAAGGTGCTGTAGACGCTGAAGGGCATCTGACAAATGTCACACTTGTACACGTCCTTGCCCACCTGTCCGTGGGTCTTCATGTGGCGTGTCAGCTTAGAGCTCTGAGCGCACGCATAGTTGCACAATTCACACTTATAGGGACGCTCGCCCGTGTGGCTGCGCCGGTGCACCGTCAGGTTGCTGCAGTTTTTGAACACCTTGCCGCAGTACTCGCACGTATCACTCCTGCGGCCGTCCTTGGAGCTGGGCCGGCCGGGACCCCCAAGGTGGGGAGTGCTGCCCCCGCTCCCCGTACCGCTGCGGCCCGACACCCCGCCATCCAACTCCCCCGGGGGGGTCGAGAAGCGAAGGCTGCCGTTCTCTGAAGAGTGCTCAGAGCAAGAGGCGAATGGCGATTGTCTGGAATCCCCAAAGTTCAGAAAGGGGTCCTTGAGTTGTCTGGAGGCCGCATAGCCGGCCAGCCACTGGGAGTAGACGTTCTCCGTGTTAGGGATGGTGGGCGTGGGCAGGTCAAACTCCTTTTCCAGTTTGATGCGTTTGGTGAAGGGACTGAGAGGACTGTGGCTTCCCAAAAGCAGCTTCTTTGAGAGTCCCACGGAGGCGGCCTCGTTGGGGGAGGTCCCCCGTCCGTTGATGGCTGAGATGCAGCCCTCTTCGGCCCGGCCTGATTCCACGGCCGAGTCCTCGTCGCACATCCTGCGGTTGCGATGGTCACGGGCGAGGTGATGGTGGACGTGATTCTCCTGGGCCATGGCGTTGCGCTTGTGCGCATTGAGGGCTTCACTGAATTGATGCATGCTGGCTGCCAGCCCCATCCCCTGCATCACCTCCGGCAGGGAGCGCGGGATCGACCCCTCGTCCGCTCCACCTCCCAGCCGACCACCGATGCTGCCGTTGTTCTCATGATGGCGGGCCGCCTCTAAGTTCAGGCTGAAGTGGtagctgttgttgttattgttgttgttattctgcTGTACCACCCTCTCTCCGTTCTGGTCCTCTTCctcaatctcctcctcctcttcttcttcttcctcctcctcctcttcttcctcctcctcctcctcctcttcctcttcctcgtcgtcccCGTTCTGGTGGAGCAAGCGGTTCTCGCTCTTCAGCTTGGCCACCACGGACTTCAGGGCATTGCTGGCGCTGCCCAGATGCTCACTGGTGCCAGGCTCAGGGGAGGAGGCCACCGAAAGCCCGTCCTCTGACTTCCCTGCGTTGGGCGAAGACgacttgtgcatgtgtgtcttcatgtggCGTTTCAGCTTGCTAGCCTGTGTACAGGCATGGTCACACAGGTGGCATTTGTagggtttctctcctgtgtggctGCGGCGATGGACGATGAGATTGCTCTGGAACTTGAAGGCCTTGCCACAGAACTCGCACGACTTTGTCTTCAAcggagtggtggaggagggcggagcGCCGGCcgatgggaggggggtggtcGGGGTGGTCTGAGAGCCTGAGGGGGACTGCATGGAGCCTGGGAGAGGAGGCGGAGTGGAGAGGTAGGGAGGTTTGCTACCTCCGGTACCCCCCAGAGCTCCGGCTTGCCCTCCTGTCTGGaatggctggagcagcctctgCATGGGACTGGGTCTGCTCGGGGACAGCGGCGGGGTGGACACTGAGTTGTTGCCGGCCAGCTCTCGCAGCCGTCGCGAGAAGTCCATGGGCGGAGGAGGGTCCAGGCCCAGAGGAGGGTTGAGGCGCAGCACCCTGTCAAAGGCACTCGGGTGGTGGGCTGCAAGCGCCAGCTCCTCGGGACTCAGGTGGTGGTCCAGGTGGTTCCGCGGAGGCGGGCTGAAGAGAGGCGGCGTCGGAGGGAAGCGCTGATGATGGCCCCCGAGTCCCACGCCCCCCATCGGGCCGCTGTTGCTTCCTCCCCCGCCCGTGCTATCTCGGCCGCCGGAGCCGGATCCGGGGATGCGGAGGAGGTTGAAGGGGCTGGCGTCGGGGGGCAGGTGGAGGCCGTGGAGGGGCGGCTGGGAGGGGCAGTCGGCGCCCCCGCCCAGGGAGGACGGCCGGCCCATGCGCGGGGTGAGGGGGCTGCCGTGTTCGCTCTCAAGGTAGATGCAGAAGCCGTGCGTGTTCTGGGCGTGCTGCAGCAGGAACCAGGCGCTGCCGTAGCACTGCTTGCAGGTGGTGCAGGTGTAGGTGGTCGGCTCCTCCTTACCTTGTGAAGCAAGGAGAAGAATTCATGTTAGGGAAACATCTGGCAAAGGCATAGCGTATAAACTGGCTGCTTTGAAGGAAGGAGGGCTCTCCTTTCTTTACTTGTATTGCCAATTAGAAAAGGTGTTTGGGAGGATTTGGACCAAGGAAAAGATCTCCAAAAATAACTAACACTCTTTCCAACAATGACAAATAATTTGGTAATGCAACATATTTTATAAATGTTTAGAATTCTGAATTCATTATTCAAATGTTCATTTTCAAACTCTCATTACTCTGCATCAGATACCAAGCGACCCATGCATGTGTACAcccactacaacacacacatacacacattcacacaccacacgaacacacacacacacacacacacacacacacacacacacacacacacacacacacacacacacacacacacacacacacacacacacacacacacacacacacacacacacacacacacaagaacacacaggaGTGCACAAGAGAATATTAAATCTCTCATAGAACAGGGggcaaaaagaaaaatgtcTTCGATAACATATTCAGGAAACAAGTGTTTAAAGCACAGGACGGCTTGGGAACCGGCAGAAGAAGGCACTTTAAAACTATAATTGCCTTTGTACTGGCTGGACAACCGTGACCTGGGGTGGGCTCCTCAATGGCTCCATAATCGTATTAAGGAAACAGGAGTGGGgtgggaaggtgtgtgtgtgtgtgtgtgtgtgtgtgtgtgtgtaccatgtttttctgtgtctatgtgtgtttgttcgtgtctgtgtgtgtgtgtgtgtgtgtgtgtgtgtgtgtgtgtgtgtgtgtgtgtgtgtgtgtgtgtgtgtgtgtgtgtgtgtgtgtgtgtgtgtgtgtgtgtgtgtgtgtgtgtgtgtgtgtgtgtgtgtgtgtatgttgtggttggagcgggggggggggggtaggaggaggtTTTTGGACAGCTGGGCGGCCGGGCCCATCAGCTCATTTACAAGATTTTTAGATAATCGTTCCTTTGTCGTTCTCACTGGGCACCTTTTGATAAGAAACTAGAGGGAGAGCGGAGTTCAGCCAGGGTGCGGGCACATGGCTACCACACACTCGCTAGCCGTCACACACCCGATACACAaaccctgcacgcacacacacatgcacacacacatcgggcAGACAGTGCATTCAAACTAGGCGTGGACCTCACTGTTTGTGAATTGTCTTTGAATGCATattgtgtacacacatacacacgcacacacacatcatgcactcaaacacaaatgCCCCCACCCTACTGCCATGCATGTTGTAAAATGGgatttgtgtttctgtattgACTGGTGCAAATGGTATCAGTGTTCTATTAGCAAAATGATTGATGAATGAATGTCATAATTCTGATGGTAATTTTCACAGATTCTACGGTAAAAATCTACTTTGCGCTAATGGTTCAGTGGTCACTCAGTCAAcaagcgaggggggggggggggggggggggtcttagtTTAAACGGGAGCTTTTAAACATCGCCACGCTGAAATGTGGCTCTAATTGCCGAACAGGAAAGAGTCACAAAGGCcagattaaaaaacaacaacacaaaactgAAACAACAACAGCTACCACAAAGCActcagcaaaaaaaacaatgtattAAAGTGAGACAGTGGGCTAGGGATAGTATgatagtgagagtgagagagagagacacaaatacacattatGGCAGTAGGACGCAGATCTGTTCAAATAACATCCATCCATCGATTTTATTTATCCCTTGAGGGAGTAAAAAGACAAAGTGCTAATTGGCAATTTTGGTCCTGCAATTTGAAATGTACTTCTAATTGTTCAAGTGTTTAACTTGAAACATTGCTAATTACTCCCAAACTTTTTCATTTAAGGAAACTGTCCATGAGTAGTAGTATTCCATATTGCTTACAGCGGAATATGTTGTAGGCTGGTTGTGAGACGTCAACGCCACGTTTGTTATGTTGGTATGTTTGTTCCTGTTCTGCATATGAAGCATCTAACCATGCATTCAAGGGCTTTAAACTCAAATGGAAGTACTGGTTAGAGGGGTTTGTCCTCCCGGCCTGAAGGTTCTGCTTATGTCCGCAGTCTGCCTGTGGGCATCCCTGAGAAAGAATAACTAAGCCCTACCTAGTAATAAATGGCGTTTATCTAAGTTGTATCTTTCTAAACCGGGCATGAGGAAGCTTTTCACTAATCATGCTTACACCTACAACATGatgaccagaccagaccagacatATATGGCAACGTAGACGGTACCACACACTGCATGGGTCTGGTGTGGGAGGCCCCAGAAACACATATATGACAATAGAATGATTGAGGACAACAAGTGAAGAAGGACATAAAGAGACAGCCAGAGAATgctgagagagtgtgagagagagacagagaaagagagagaaaggaatgcTGTGTGTTGATTTGGATGGGGTCTTAATCTTGTTAGTGGAGTGTTGGTGGTGGGTTACTGTCTGCTCTTAGCAGAGGACCTCCTATTCAGTAGACAATCAGAAGGCCACGACCCCCTAACCTTTttaccctttgtgtgtgtgagtgtgtgtgtgtgtgtgtgtgtgtgtgtgtgtgtgtgtgtgtgtgtgtgtgtgtgtgtgtgtgtgtgtgcgtgcgtgcgtgcgtgcgtgcgtgc harbors:
- the bcl11aa gene encoding BCL11 transcription factor A a, whose amino-acid sequence is MSRRKQGKPQHLSKRDFSPEPLSVALTAATLLPSEDLSEHSSSSSTTSSSVSSSSSPEQDLLTCGQCQATFPLADILLFIEHKRKRCHGPPCLPRDAVGGRGLDKPPSPSPGLALTPTPALGLGALGLGALGLGALRAQHQHLRRRPVEVGVQATLAEEDCESNRLPSSSSSPRGIFPKQEHPVPGKEEPTTYTCTTCKQCYGSAWFLLQHAQNTHGFCIYLESEHGSPLTPRMGRPSSLGGGADCPSQPPLHGLHLPPDASPFNLLRIPGSGSGGRDSTGGGGSNSGPMGGVGLGGHHQRFPPTPPLFSPPPRNHLDHHLSPEELALAAHHPSAFDRVLRLNPPLGLDPPPPMDFSRRLRELAGNNSVSTPPLSPSRPSPMQRLLQPFQTGGQAGALGGTGGSKPPYLSTPPPLPGSMQSPSGSQTTPTTPLPSAGAPPSSTTPLKTKSCEFCGKAFKFQSNLIVHRRSHTGEKPYKCHLCDHACTQASKLKRHMKTHMHKSSSPNAGKSEDGLSVASSPEPGTSEHLGSASNALKSVVAKLKSENRLLHQNGDDEEEEEEEEEEEEEEEEEEEEEEEEIEEEDQNGERVVQQNNNNNNNNSYHFSLNLEAARHHENNGSIGGRLGGGADEGSIPRSLPEVMQGMGLAASMHQFSEALNAHKRNAMAQENHVHHHLARDHRNRRMCDEDSAVESGRAEEGCISAINGRGTSPNEAASVGLSKKLLLGSHSPLSPFTKRIKLEKEFDLPTPTIPNTENVYSQWLAGYAASRQLKDPFLNFGDSRQSPFASCSEHSSENGSLRFSTPPGELDGGVSGRSGTGSGGSTPHLGGPGRPSSKDGRRSDTCEYCGKVFKNCSNLTVHRRSHTGERPYKCELCNYACAQSSKLTRHMKTHGQVGKDVYKCDICQMPFSVYSTLEKHMKKWHSDRPMSTEIKSE